The genomic segment ATATAACACAGAAATTAAGAAATTAGCTTCTAGAATAAATAATGTGGAAAAATTCTACAGTTTAGTTTATtttcacacacacatatatagaCACACCTGCATTTTAGTTTGTGAAAAGGTCCATTTGATACCTCAGGTAGCCAATTGGGATTCTCAGCATCAGCCATGACAATATTGAGCCAGTGAGAGTTCCGGGTTTCGACTTCGGAAACAAATTTGAACAGGGAATTACAGAGCCTGCACTTGGCTGAGTAGAATTCCACCAAAGTCGCCTCCTTGGCGCTTGCCAGAGCCAAAGCAAATGCCCTCTGTTCTGCCTCCGACTGTGTGAGAGTCGTTTTCTTTTTCCAACCTGAAACAGAGCTCGCAAAATTGAAAGGTATTAAACCAAGGTTTTGGAGAGATTTCAATGGCCAAGGACCCTCAAACTTGCAGGGACCAG from the Vigna angularis cultivar LongXiaoDou No.4 chromosome 3, ASM1680809v1, whole genome shotgun sequence genome contains:
- the LOC108318863 gene encoding uncharacterized protein LOC108318863 isoform X1, with the translated sequence MDSISVPNPKPKQMFYLKWPWNETNPNSSPGPCKFEGPWPLKSLQNLGLIPFNFASSVSGWKKKTTLTQSEAEQRAFALALASAKEATLVEFYSAKCRLCNSLFKFVSEVETRNSHWLNIVMADAENPNWLPEVSNGPFHKLKCSSFIMMLAMFLVLCFSTTMARPWQRQVSRAVVYTLLQESPIFSK
- the LOC108318863 gene encoding uncharacterized protein LOC108318863 isoform X2; this translates as MDSISVPNPKPKQMFYLKWPWNETNPNSSPGPCKFEGPWPLKSLQNLGLIPFNFASSVSGWKKKTTLTQSEAEQRAFALALASAKEATLVEFYSAKCRLCNSLFKFVSEVETRNSHWLNIVMADAENPNWLPELLHYDVSYVPCFVLLDHNGKALAKTGVPSSRLHVIAGISHLLKMKRPQQK